One genomic window of Arthrobacter caoxuetaonis includes the following:
- a CDS encoding M28 family peptidase, which yields MKLSKSMRGAALAATIVLTVSAGAPAFAAEVNSGGKGSSHQGPGQGKGPGQGNGPGQDKPGNPGKPDKPGNPGNPGKPDKPGKPDKPGKPGPGNPGKPDKPGKPGNPGKSDSAKLRDKVSLKGLMGHLEAFQAAADANGGNRAAGTPGYEAGARYVESQLRKAGYEPFRQPFTYEQFILSSETLEQVSPEALTYTAGTDYTTMSYSGPGDVTAEVTAVDINLTGDRANTSGCEPEDFADFTAGNIALMQRGTCPFSDKVANAAAAGASAAIVFNQGVIPTEDRTGLVNGTLGGVTSAIPAVGTTYALGEALAATAGATVHLAVDSTVQQTETFNVIADTPKGDPTRQVVVGAHLDSVQEGAGINDNGSGSAAILETAIQLGKTGKFKLENQVRFAFWGAEEDGLVGSTEYVAQLSETELANTMLNLNFDMVGSVNGGRFVYDGDGDAFGMTGPPGSDVIEGVFEEYFAGQGQASAPTEFSGRSDYQAFILNQIPAGGLFTGAEGVKTEEEAALFGGTAGVSYDPCYHNTCDDLSNIDKKLFHEMSDAVAHSVLTFAQTDADIRGGAGVASARALPAAPEYRGHEALR from the coding sequence ATGAAACTTAGTAAATCCATGCGCGGGGCAGCTCTCGCGGCAACGATTGTCCTCACGGTGTCGGCAGGAGCGCCGGCGTTTGCTGCCGAGGTCAATTCAGGGGGTAAGGGCAGCTCGCATCAGGGGCCGGGCCAGGGCAAGGGGCCGGGCCAGGGCAACGGGCCGGGCCAGGACAAACCGGGAAACCCCGGTAAGCCCGACAAGCCGGGAAACCCGGGAAATCCAGGTAAGCCTGACAAGCCCGGCAAGCCGGATAAGCCCGGGAAGCCGGGCCCGGGAAATCCAGGCAAGCCGGATAAGCCAGGCAAGCCGGGGAACCCGGGGAAGAGCGATTCCGCGAAACTTCGCGACAAGGTGAGCCTGAAGGGCCTGATGGGACACCTCGAGGCGTTCCAGGCAGCAGCGGATGCCAATGGCGGCAATCGTGCGGCGGGCACTCCGGGCTACGAGGCCGGCGCCCGGTACGTGGAGTCGCAGCTGCGCAAGGCAGGTTACGAGCCGTTCCGCCAGCCGTTCACCTATGAACAGTTCATCCTCAGCAGCGAGACCCTGGAGCAGGTGTCACCGGAAGCCCTCACCTACACCGCAGGGACTGACTACACCACCATGAGCTACTCCGGGCCCGGGGACGTCACTGCGGAAGTGACAGCGGTAGACATCAACCTCACGGGAGACCGCGCCAACACCTCCGGCTGCGAGCCGGAGGACTTCGCGGACTTCACGGCAGGGAACATCGCGCTCATGCAGCGTGGAACCTGTCCCTTCTCGGACAAGGTTGCCAATGCGGCGGCAGCCGGAGCCTCGGCTGCAATCGTCTTCAACCAGGGTGTGATTCCCACAGAGGACCGCACCGGCCTGGTCAACGGAACGCTGGGCGGCGTGACGTCGGCGATTCCTGCCGTCGGCACCACCTATGCGCTTGGCGAGGCGCTCGCCGCCACTGCGGGTGCAACGGTGCATCTGGCCGTGGACTCGACAGTCCAGCAAACGGAAACCTTCAACGTCATTGCGGACACGCCCAAGGGCGATCCGACCCGGCAGGTAGTTGTGGGCGCCCACCTGGACTCAGTGCAGGAGGGTGCGGGCATCAATGACAACGGCAGTGGTTCCGCCGCCATCCTGGAAACCGCGATCCAGCTCGGCAAGACTGGCAAATTCAAGCTCGAGAACCAGGTGCGGTTCGCATTCTGGGGGGCTGAGGAAGACGGCCTGGTGGGATCGACCGAATACGTTGCCCAGCTCAGCGAAACGGAACTGGCCAACACCATGCTCAACCTGAATTTCGACATGGTGGGCTCGGTTAACGGCGGCCGGTTCGTCTACGACGGCGACGGGGATGCGTTCGGTATGACTGGTCCTCCCGGATCGGACGTGATTGAGGGTGTCTTCGAGGAGTACTTCGCCGGACAGGGCCAGGCATCGGCTCCGACGGAGTTCAGCGGCCGTTCGGATTACCAGGCGTTTATCCTCAACCAGATTCCGGCCGGCGGCCTGTTCACCGGCGCAGAGGGCGTCAAGACCGAAGAGGAAGCAGCTCTCTTCGGCGGCACTGCGGGTGTCTCCTACGACCCCTGCTACCACAACACCTGTGACGATCTGAGCAACATCGATAAGAAGCTCTTCCACGAGATGTCTGACGCGGTTGCCCACTCCGTGCTGACCTTCGCCCAGACGGATGCGGACATCCGGGGCGGTGCCGGGGTTGCCTCCGCCCGCGCCCTGCCCGCTGCGCCTGAGTACCGGGGTCACGAGGCACTGCGCTAG